One window of the Acinetobacter equi genome contains the following:
- a CDS encoding TIGR00730 family Rossman fold protein, translating to MNCILEMTEDITNPPPKTTQTLIALYCGSRSGNNPVYQEKAIALAKGLANHGFGLVYGGASIGLMGQVADTVVQHGGEAIGVIPEFMLDYEIAHHNLTELHIVKTMHERKALMAERASAFIALPGGLGTFEEILEVATWGQLNQHQKPMMIYNVNGFYNPLIQQLDHAVTEGFLPPQHRAKLIVCNSSQQIFNALQNLDCPKQVII from the coding sequence ATGAATTGTATATTAGAAATGACAGAAGATATTACAAATCCACCACCTAAAACTACTCAAACTTTAATTGCACTTTATTGTGGTTCCCGATCGGGGAATAACCCAGTCTATCAAGAAAAAGCAATTGCACTTGCGAAGGGCTTAGCAAATCATGGTTTTGGTTTAGTTTATGGTGGTGCAAGTATTGGCTTAATGGGGCAAGTTGCCGATACCGTTGTACAGCACGGCGGAGAAGCTATTGGTGTTATTCCTGAATTTATGCTGGATTATGAAATTGCTCATCATAATTTAACAGAATTACATATTGTAAAAACCATGCATGAACGTAAAGCCTTGATGGCAGAACGTGCATCAGCATTTATTGCCTTACCTGGTGGATTAGGTACATTTGAAGAAATTTTAGAAGTTGCAACATGGGGGCAACTCAATCAACATCAAAAACCGATGATGATTTATAACGTTAATGGCTTTTATAACCCCTTAATTCAGCAATTAGATCATGCAGTTACAGAAGGTTTCTTACCACCACAACACCGTGCAAAACTTATTGTTTGTAACTCATCTCAACAAATTTTTAATGCATTACAAAATCTAGATTGTCCAAAACAAGTCATCATTTGA
- the mdtD gene encoding multidrug transporter subunit MdtD produces MNTTAEHQPLQPEFRLLVLLVSIGFFMQGLDSSIVNTALPAMAKDLNENPLEMHSVIVAYVLAMAACIPLSGWLADRFGARNTYFMAIVIFTLASLGCGMSTSVNELLVYRVIQGIGGALLLPVGRLAMLKIIPRSQFLAAMSLMSLAGLIGPMIGPTLGGWIVEVTTWHWIFLINIPMGILGVFMTIKAMPNITEPTVRLFDFKGFILLIIGMIGLSLGVENFSDPRYSYWSCILLIVIGIGSSLLYALHAHTHENALFRSRLFTNKIYAIGILGNFFARLGGNSMPFILPLMLQVAFGFSPLVTGILMIPTIIGSLISKPIIRPIIQKFGYRNVLLINTLLVGICIASFAFSTAEVPIWLRTIHFLIFGILNSIQFVAMNTLTLKDLPQQDASSGNSFLSMIMMLSMSIGVALAGTLVNIFEDHFGAAQVTTAFHATLICLGLINIITALIFWNIPKETKD; encoded by the coding sequence ATGAATACAACAGCCGAACATCAGCCATTACAACCTGAATTTAGATTACTTGTGCTTTTAGTCTCTATTGGCTTTTTTATGCAGGGGCTTGATAGCTCTATCGTAAATACTGCCCTCCCTGCTATGGCAAAAGATCTAAATGAAAATCCACTGGAAATGCATAGTGTAATCGTAGCTTATGTTTTAGCGATGGCAGCCTGTATACCACTGAGTGGATGGTTAGCCGATCGTTTTGGTGCTCGTAATACTTACTTTATGGCAATTGTGATTTTCACTTTGGCATCTCTAGGCTGTGGAATGTCAACCAGTGTAAATGAGCTCTTGGTTTATCGTGTAATTCAAGGCATTGGTGGAGCATTACTTCTCCCCGTTGGTCGTTTAGCAATGCTTAAAATCATTCCAAGATCTCAATTTCTTGCTGCAATGAGCTTAATGAGCCTTGCTGGTCTAATCGGTCCAATGATTGGTCCTACACTTGGTGGTTGGATTGTTGAAGTCACCACATGGCATTGGATCTTTCTCATTAATATTCCAATGGGAATATTAGGTGTATTTATGACCATTAAAGCGATGCCAAACATCACTGAGCCAACTGTTCGACTATTTGATTTTAAGGGTTTTATTCTGCTTATCATTGGAATGATCGGATTATCGTTAGGTGTCGAAAATTTTTCAGATCCACGCTATTCTTACTGGTCATGCATTCTATTAATTGTCATTGGAATTGGTAGTTCTTTGCTTTATGCATTGCATGCTCATACACATGAAAATGCTCTTTTCCGTAGTCGATTATTTACCAATAAAATTTATGCTATAGGTATTTTAGGTAATTTTTTTGCTCGCTTAGGTGGCAATTCCATGCCATTTATTTTGCCACTTATGCTACAAGTTGCTTTTGGTTTTTCGCCCTTAGTGACAGGAATTTTAATGATTCCGACCATTATCGGCTCACTAATATCAAAACCAATTATTCGTCCAATTATTCAAAAATTTGGCTATCGCAATGTACTTTTAATTAATACATTGTTAGTTGGTATTTGTATTGCAAGTTTTGCATTCAGCACAGCAGAAGTCCCAATATGGCTTAGAACAATCCACTTCCTCATTTTTGGTATTTTAAACTCTATTCAATTTGTCGCAATGAATACCCTAACTTTAAAAGATTTGCCTCAACAAGATGCAAGTAGTGGAAATAGCTTCTTATCTATGATTATGATGCTTTCTATGAGTATTGGCGTAGCCTTAGCTGGAACGTTGGTCAATATCTTTGAAGATCATTTTGGTGCAGCACAAGTTACAACAGCATTTCATGCAACTCTAATTTGCTTAGGTTTAATTAATATTATTACCGCCCTTATTTTTTGGAATATTCCAAAAGAAACTAAAGACTGA
- a CDS encoding TerC family protein encodes MIFEWMSDPAAWVGLLTLVILEIVLGIDNLVFIAILAEKLPPEQRNKARIVGLLFALGMRLVLLASIAWVVTLTTPLFHIFGHPFSGRDLILLFGGVFLLFKGTMELRERLEGVAAHKEENPVHATFWMVIIQIVVLDAVFSLDSVITAVGMVKDLSVMMIAVIIAVGIMLWASKPLMDFVNRHPTVVILCLCFLMMIGFSLLVEGFGYHIPKGYLYAAIGFSVLIEFLNQTMRRNQEKMVTTTDLRYRTASAVMRMLGGKSASNESNNDNHEDVLATRAFADEVFDEENGVYHSVMVQGVLGLSERPVKSVMTPRPELEWIDLDESEEEIKEKLLSMTHSRLIVAHGELDNLAGVVPTHKIMNEYIETGKLNFAEHLREPVIVHENAQVLMVVEQLRQAPLQIAIVLNEYGSIEGIATPIDVLEAIAGEFPDEDETDTAAESLDDGTLMLEGSTDIRHVSLLLGCDLVDESEQYSTLSGYILFHLGRLPESGAKCEADGYIFEVVTMDGHKIDKVHILPQEKKPQKH; translated from the coding sequence ATGATCTTCGAGTGGATGTCTGATCCTGCTGCATGGGTCGGTTTATTAACATTGGTTATTCTAGAAATTGTTCTAGGTATTGATAACCTTGTTTTCATTGCAATTTTGGCAGAAAAACTTCCTCCTGAACAAAGAAATAAAGCACGTATTGTCGGCTTATTATTTGCTTTAGGTATGCGCTTAGTTTTACTTGCATCTATTGCATGGGTCGTCACTTTAACTACGCCACTTTTCCATATTTTTGGTCACCCATTTTCAGGACGTGATCTTATTCTTTTATTTGGTGGGGTTTTCTTACTCTTTAAAGGAACGATGGAATTACGTGAACGTTTAGAAGGCGTTGCAGCGCATAAAGAAGAAAATCCTGTACACGCAACATTTTGGATGGTGATTATTCAAATTGTTGTACTTGATGCGGTGTTCTCTTTAGACAGTGTTATTACTGCGGTTGGTATGGTGAAAGACCTATCAGTGATGATGATTGCGGTCATTATTGCTGTTGGTATTATGCTTTGGGCTTCTAAACCATTGATGGATTTTGTAAACCGTCATCCGACAGTAGTGATTTTATGTCTCTGTTTCTTAATGATGATTGGTTTCTCATTGCTTGTAGAAGGTTTTGGTTACCATATTCCTAAAGGTTATTTATATGCAGCCATTGGTTTCTCGGTATTGATTGAATTCTTAAATCAAACAATGCGCCGTAACCAAGAGAAAATGGTCACAACCACTGACTTACGTTACCGTACTGCATCTGCCGTTATGCGTATGTTAGGGGGGAAAAGTGCAAGTAATGAATCGAATAATGACAATCATGAAGATGTATTGGCAACACGTGCATTTGCGGATGAAGTCTTTGATGAGGAAAATGGGGTTTATCATAGTGTGATGGTACAAGGTGTACTCGGTTTATCTGAGCGACCTGTAAAATCTGTGATGACACCACGACCAGAACTTGAATGGATTGATTTAGACGAATCTGAAGAGGAAATTAAAGAAAAACTCTTGAGTATGACGCATTCACGTTTAATCGTTGCACATGGTGAATTAGATAATTTGGCAGGTGTTGTACCGACTCATAAAATTATGAATGAGTATATTGAAACAGGTAAATTAAACTTTGCGGAACATTTACGAGAACCTGTTATTGTTCATGAAAATGCACAAGTTTTAATGGTGGTAGAACAATTACGTCAGGCACCATTGCAAATTGCGATTGTTTTAAATGAATATGGTTCTATTGAAGGGATCGCAACACCAATTGATGTACTTGAAGCCATTGCTGGTGAATTCCCAGATGAAGATGAAACAGATACCGCAGCAGAAAGCTTAGATGATGGAACATTAATGCTTGAAGGTTCAACGGATATTCGTCATGTTTCATTATTATTAGGATGTGACTTGGTTGATGAATCTGAACAATATTCAACATTATCAGGCTATATTTTATTCCACTTAGGGCGTTTACCTGAAAGTGGTGCAAAATGTGAAGCTGATGGATATATCTTTGAAGTAGTCACAATGGATGGTCACAAAATAGATAAAGTTCATATTCTTCCTCAAGAGAAAAAACCTCAAAAGCATTAA
- the parC gene encoding DNA topoisomerase IV subunit A: MTSLAHHATENRSVAEFTEQAYLNYAMYVIMDRALPHISDGLKPVQRRIVFAMSELGLKPTGKPKKSARTVGDVLGKYHPHGDSACYEAMVLMAQPFSYRYPFVEGQGNWGSPDDPKSFAAMRYTEAKLSAYSDLLLSELGQGTCDWQDNFDGSLKEPVSLPARVPNILLNGTTGIAVGMATDIPPHNLKEVIKGTIALIRKPDLSDEKVAEYIPGPDLPTKAEIITPAAELLKIQSTGRGSYRMRAVYTVEKNEIVITELPYQVSGSKVITQIADQMQAKKLPLVTDLRDESDHKNPTRLVIVLRSNRIDAEAVMSHLFATTDLESSYRVNMNMIGADGRPQVKSIRRILLEWIEIRKNTVTRRLQYHLNKIEKRLHILTGLIIAFLNIDEVIQIIREEDQPKPILMQRFNIDEIQAEAILELKLRHLAKLEEMEMRREQEELEARAAIIREQLANPESLKSLIIDELKEDAKKFGDDRRSPIVLRAEATAINEQDMLPADPVTVVLSEAGWIRSAKGHEVDVENLNYRAGDKYLSHAQGKSNQRVYILDEAGRSYALAINNLPSARGLGEPLSSKLSPANGIGFKQVIIADDDAEFIVASSKGYGFKTQAKQLDTNAKAGKAFLSLPEGAEVMNLIQRNNATHLAVLSSAGRVLVIDLEDLPSLNKGKGNKLIQLDTKDNIVAMTTLNLDEIIQVVSGQQQLKLKGDDLLKYVGKRGSKGQLLPRGYQKANKLLIQN, translated from the coding sequence ATGACAAGCCTTGCGCATCATGCGACAGAAAACCGTTCAGTAGCAGAATTTACCGAACAAGCATATTTAAATTACGCCATGTACGTGATTATGGATCGTGCATTACCACATATTAGTGATGGTCTTAAGCCAGTACAGCGACGTATTGTCTTTGCCATGAGCGAATTGGGGCTTAAACCAACAGGTAAACCGAAAAAATCTGCACGTACAGTTGGTGATGTTTTAGGTAAATATCATCCACATGGTGATTCTGCTTGTTATGAAGCCATGGTACTTATGGCACAGCCATTTAGTTATCGTTATCCTTTTGTAGAAGGACAAGGTAACTGGGGTTCACCTGATGATCCAAAATCATTTGCTGCAATGCGTTATACCGAAGCAAAACTTTCAGCATATAGCGATTTATTATTGTCTGAATTAGGTCAAGGAACTTGTGATTGGCAAGATAACTTTGATGGTTCACTCAAAGAGCCTGTTAGTTTACCTGCACGTGTACCCAATATCTTATTGAATGGTACAACAGGTATTGCTGTTGGTATGGCAACAGATATTCCTCCGCACAACTTAAAAGAAGTGATAAAAGGAACAATTGCACTGATTCGTAAGCCAGACTTGAGCGATGAAAAAGTTGCAGAATATATTCCAGGTCCAGATTTACCAACCAAAGCTGAAATTATTACGCCAGCAGCAGAGTTATTAAAAATACAATCGACTGGGCGTGGCAGTTACCGTATGCGTGCAGTTTATACGGTTGAAAAAAATGAAATTGTGATTACTGAACTACCGTATCAAGTTTCAGGTTCTAAAGTCATTACACAAATTGCTGATCAAATGCAGGCAAAAAAACTGCCATTGGTTACAGATTTACGTGATGAATCAGATCATAAAAATCCAACACGTTTGGTCATTGTACTTCGTTCAAATCGAATTGATGCAGAAGCGGTGATGAGTCATCTTTTCGCAACGACTGATTTAGAATCTAGCTATCGTGTGAATATGAATATGATTGGCGCTGATGGTCGTCCTCAGGTTAAGTCTATTCGTCGTATTTTATTAGAATGGATCGAAATTCGTAAAAATACAGTTACACGTCGTTTGCAATATCATTTGAATAAAATTGAAAAACGTTTACATATTTTGACAGGTTTAATTATTGCCTTTTTAAATATTGATGAAGTGATTCAAATTATTCGTGAAGAAGATCAGCCTAAGCCGATTTTAATGCAACGTTTTAATATTGATGAAATTCAAGCTGAAGCCATTTTAGAATTAAAGTTACGTCATTTGGCAAAACTTGAAGAAATGGAAATGCGCCGTGAACAAGAAGAATTAGAAGCACGTGCTGCTATTATTCGTGAACAATTAGCAAATCCAGAGTCTTTAAAATCTTTGATTATTGATGAGCTAAAAGAAGACGCTAAAAAATTCGGTGATGATCGACGTTCACCGATTGTCCTACGTGCAGAGGCAACTGCAATTAACGAACAAGATATGCTACCAGCAGATCCTGTGACCGTTGTATTGTCTGAAGCTGGTTGGATTCGTTCTGCTAAAGGACATGAAGTCGATGTTGAAAATCTAAATTATCGTGCTGGTGATAAGTATTTGAGTCATGCTCAAGGAAAATCAAATCAGCGTGTTTATATTTTAGATGAAGCAGGTCGTAGTTATGCGCTTGCAATTAATAATTTACCATCTGCACGCGGATTAGGTGAACCGTTGAGTTCTAAACTTTCTCCTGCAAATGGTATAGGCTTTAAGCAAGTGATTATTGCTGATGATGACGCTGAGTTTATTGTTGCAAGTAGTAAAGGTTATGGCTTTAAAACGCAAGCAAAACAGCTTGATACCAATGCTAAAGCTGGGAAAGCATTCTTAAGCTTACCTGAAGGTGCAGAGGTGATGAATTTAATTCAGCGTAATAATGCCACACATCTTGCTGTATTAAGTTCAGCGGGTCGAGTATTAGTGATTGATTTAGAAGATTTACCTTCTTTAAACAAAGGTAAGGGGAATAAATTAATACAACTTGATACCAAAGATAATATTGTAGCCATGACAACTTTAAATTTAGATGAAATAATTCAAGTTGTTTCAGGGCAACAACAACTAAAACTAAAAGGTGATGATCTCCTGAAATATGTTGGAAAAAGAGGCTCAAAAGGTCAGCTTTTACCACGGGGTTATCAAAAAGCAAATAAACTATTGATTCAAAATTAA
- a CDS encoding MFS transporter has protein sequence MDLVSRIQRLPIGKFHYTLLLVIGLGWMFDAMDTGLISFILAKMAEDWAMTPTEKGWVVSIGFVGMAIGAVLSGGLADRIGRKTVFAVTLVIYSIATAACAFAPNLTWLLVFRFIVGLGLGGQLPVAVTLVSEYIPAHVRGRFIVLLESFWGLGWLVAALVSYFVIPKFDWHTAFLIGGLPALYAIVIWKMVPESIPYLINRGRVKEAHALVKKIEAQCGVEVIEIFEVKPVAEKQSISFTQLWSGIFVRRTLMLWLIWFGIVYSYYGIFTWLPSLLVKEGYTIVQSFEYVLVMILAQLPGYIVAAWLVEKWGRKFTLAGFIAMCAVSAYFFGQSDSVALIVFWGCLMSFFNLGAWGVLYTYTPEQYPTNIRAFGSGWAAAIGRIGGIAAPLVVTHMMVMENGFSHVFLMFTVVLLAVAAVILILGEETKGRRLESIGM, from the coding sequence ATGGATTTAGTCTCACGTATACAACGCTTACCGATTGGTAAATTTCACTACACTTTGTTATTGGTTATCGGGCTGGGGTGGATGTTCGATGCAATGGATACAGGGTTAATCTCGTTCATTTTAGCTAAAATGGCAGAAGATTGGGCAATGACACCAACTGAAAAAGGTTGGGTCGTTTCAATTGGTTTTGTAGGAATGGCAATAGGTGCTGTTTTGTCTGGTGGTCTTGCAGATCGTATTGGGCGAAAAACAGTTTTTGCTGTAACTTTGGTTATTTACAGTATTGCAACTGCAGCATGTGCTTTTGCACCAAATTTAACTTGGTTATTGGTATTTCGTTTTATTGTCGGTTTAGGGTTGGGTGGTCAACTTCCTGTCGCAGTTACATTGGTAAGTGAATATATTCCAGCACATGTTCGAGGGCGTTTTATTGTCTTACTTGAAAGTTTTTGGGGATTAGGCTGGTTAGTTGCAGCATTAGTTTCTTATTTCGTGATTCCAAAGTTTGATTGGCATACCGCTTTTTTAATTGGTGGATTACCTGCTTTATATGCCATTGTGATTTGGAAGATGGTGCCAGAATCTATTCCATATTTAATTAATCGTGGAAGAGTTAAAGAAGCCCATGCATTGGTGAAGAAAATTGAAGCTCAATGTGGTGTTGAAGTTATTGAAATTTTTGAAGTTAAGCCCGTAGCAGAAAAACAAAGCATTTCTTTTACACAATTATGGTCAGGCATTTTTGTACGTAGAACGTTAATGTTATGGCTTATTTGGTTCGGAATTGTATATTCTTATTACGGTATTTTTACATGGTTACCGAGTCTTTTAGTCAAAGAAGGCTATACCATTGTTCAATCTTTTGAATATGTACTTGTTATGATTTTGGCACAATTACCAGGCTATATTGTTGCAGCATGGTTGGTTGAAAAATGGGGACGTAAGTTTACTTTAGCTGGTTTTATTGCAATGTGTGCTGTATCTGCATATTTCTTTGGACAGTCAGATAGTGTTGCTCTTATTGTTTTTTGGGGATGCTTAATGTCTTTCTTTAATTTGGGAGCATGGGGCGTACTTTATACATACACACCAGAACAATATCCAACCAATATTCGCGCTTTTGGTTCTGGTTGGGCAGCAGCAATTGGACGAATTGGCGGTATTGCAGCACCATTAGTCGTGACACATATGATGGTTATGGAAAATGGTTTTAGCCATGTATTTTTAATGTTTACCGTTGTACTTTTAGCAGTCGCAGCAGTAATTTTAATTCTTGGTGAAGAAACCAAAGGCAGACGACTAGAATCGATTGGAATGTAG
- a CDS encoding trimeric intracellular cation channel family protein, translating into MLLTVIYIIAITAEAMTGALSAGRRSMDWFGVTLIACVTALGGGSVRDVLLGHYPLTWVKHPEYLVLTCCAAFITIIIAKWMRHLRNIFLILDALGLIGFTIIGCQIALEMGHGFVVCAVAGVLTGVSGGILRDILCNDVPLVFRRELYASISFVAVICYWVCVEIGLSLELTVIATLIFGFTLRLIAIYFGLEMPKFIYKDDDDQSASSKDLS; encoded by the coding sequence ATGTTGCTTACCGTTATTTATATTATCGCAATTACGGCCGAGGCTATGACAGGCGCGTTGTCTGCTGGTCGGCGAAGTATGGATTGGTTTGGTGTAACCTTAATTGCATGCGTGACTGCACTCGGTGGTGGGTCAGTACGTGATGTATTGTTAGGGCATTATCCATTGACTTGGGTAAAACATCCTGAATATCTTGTATTAACGTGCTGTGCTGCTTTTATCACCATTATTATTGCAAAATGGATGCGTCATTTACGCAATATTTTCTTAATATTAGATGCCTTAGGTCTTATTGGGTTTACCATTATTGGGTGCCAAATTGCATTGGAAATGGGGCATGGTTTTGTAGTTTGCGCTGTTGCTGGTGTATTAACTGGAGTGTCAGGTGGTATTTTACGAGATATTCTGTGTAACGATGTTCCTTTAGTATTCCGCCGTGAACTGTATGCCAGCATTTCCTTTGTTGCCGTCATTTGTTATTGGGTGTGTGTTGAAATTGGTTTATCGCTTGAATTAACCGTTATTGCGACATTAATTTTTGGTTTTACTTTACGTTTGATTGCGATTTATTTTGGTTTAGAAATGCCGAAATTTATTTATAAAGATGATGATGATCAATCTGCATCTTCAAAAGATTTGTCTTAA
- the dinB gene encoding DNA polymerase IV, producing MRKIIHIDMDAFYASVELRDRPDLIGLPVVISSHHPRAVIAAASYPAREFGLRSAMPMSQAKKRCPQVIVIEPNFEKYRAVSAQIHHIFKQYTHLIEPLSLDEAYLDVTENLKNIPSATEVAQCIRSDIFKTTGLTSSAGVAPNKFLAKIASDWHKPNGICVIKPSQVQNFIQQLPLKKIPGVGRVTYEKLKNMQLETLGDLQKIEEAFLIQNFGKYGQQLYLYAQGIDNRAVEGHRERQQISKETTFDDDFTLEQCLPYWSKLIDQVWESLEKKQLFARGVSAKLKLKNFQVLQHSKSFKHPLSNKVELEKVLYILLSEMHIPATDQFRLVGVGLYQLSNEVQPQLSLWD from the coding sequence ATGAGAAAAATCATTCATATTGATATGGATGCTTTTTATGCGTCTGTTGAACTACGTGATCGACCCGATTTAATCGGTTTACCTGTTGTGATTTCATCACATCATCCTCGTGCAGTTATAGCCGCAGCCTCTTATCCTGCTCGTGAGTTTGGACTACGTTCTGCTATGCCCATGAGCCAAGCAAAAAAGCGCTGTCCTCAGGTCATTGTGATTGAGCCTAATTTTGAAAAATATCGTGCTGTTTCAGCACAAATTCATCATATTTTTAAACAATATACTCATTTAATAGAACCTCTTTCATTAGATGAGGCTTACTTAGATGTCACTGAAAACTTAAAAAATATTCCCAGCGCAACTGAAGTTGCTCAATGTATCCGCTCAGATATTTTTAAAACTACAGGGCTGACATCTTCTGCAGGTGTTGCGCCAAATAAGTTTCTTGCAAAGATCGCATCAGACTGGCACAAACCAAATGGTATTTGTGTCATAAAACCGTCCCAAGTACAAAATTTTATTCAACAATTACCATTAAAAAAAATCCCAGGTGTAGGCAGAGTCACTTATGAAAAGTTAAAAAATATGCAATTAGAAACTTTAGGTGATTTACAAAAAATTGAAGAAGCTTTTTTAATTCAAAACTTTGGTAAATATGGTCAACAGCTTTATTTATATGCGCAAGGAATCGATAATAGAGCTGTTGAAGGACACAGAGAGCGTCAACAAATTTCAAAAGAAACTACATTTGATGATGATTTTACATTAGAACAATGCCTGCCTTATTGGTCTAAACTCATTGACCAAGTTTGGGAAAGCCTTGAAAAAAAACAACTCTTTGCACGTGGCGTCTCAGCCAAATTAAAACTGAAAAATTTTCAAGTTTTACAACATAGTAAAAGTTTTAAACATCCTTTATCAAACAAAGTAGAACTCGAAAAAGTACTCTATATTCTTTTAAGTGAAATGCATATTCCAGCAACAGATCAATTTAGATTGGTTGGGGTCGGTTTATATCAACTATCAAATGAAGTACAGCCACAACTTTCTTTATGGGATTAA
- a CDS encoding YchJ family protein, with the protein MSEQQCPCGLGNYSSCCQPLHLGQQKVLSATQLMRSRYSAFALQEIDYIVKTTALQQQQYLDVPAIAEWSKSNQWLKLEIVQTQEKVDKNHALVEFKAHYHDGEKVQEHHEISYFVKFDETWYFLDPTVEQAFTMKQPCLCGSSKKFKQCCAQFL; encoded by the coding sequence ATGTCAGAACAGCAATGTCCTTGTGGATTAGGTAATTATTCAAGTTGTTGTCAGCCATTACATTTAGGTCAACAAAAAGTACTGAGTGCCACGCAACTTATGCGCTCAAGATATAGTGCATTTGCTTTACAAGAAATTGATTATATTGTGAAAACAACAGCCTTACAGCAACAGCAATATTTAGATGTTCCTGCAATTGCTGAATGGAGTAAAAGTAATCAATGGTTAAAATTAGAAATCGTACAAACACAAGAAAAAGTTGATAAAAATCATGCACTCGTAGAGTTTAAGGCGCATTACCATGATGGTGAAAAAGTACAAGAACATCATGAAATTTCATACTTTGTAAAGTTTGATGAAACTTGGTATTTCTTAGATCCAACTGTAGAACAAGCCTTTACGATGAAACAACCTTGTTTATGTGGTTCTTCTAAGAAATTTAAGCAATGTTGTGCACAATTTTTGTAA
- a CDS encoding GH25 family lysozyme: protein MTKPKLRRLSKTFWGSLFGLSSLIIALCLYLFIYPQNTLANEYTIYGFDVSHHQGDIQWNKISPTRYKFVYLKATEGGDFKDRKFSDNWLQARENGFLVGAYHFYRLCKDGRIQANNFIETVPKKENALPPVIDLEYDSNCINTFTKEQLLQEIQIMHDKLYEHYEKQPIFYISKSFYNIVLADNFKQTPLWVREYQGKPNLKNDPSWLFWQHTNKGKILGIKKTVDLNVFNGDEKDWGEFLKQNKISQASP from the coding sequence ATGACAAAACCTAAACTACGCAGACTTTCAAAAACCTTTTGGGGCTCTTTGTTCGGATTAAGTAGCCTTATTATTGCATTGTGCCTCTATCTTTTTATTTATCCTCAAAATACCTTAGCTAATGAATATACCATTTATGGTTTTGATGTATCACATCATCAAGGTGATATTCAATGGAATAAAATCTCACCAACACGCTATAAATTCGTTTACTTAAAAGCAACTGAAGGTGGTGATTTTAAAGATCGTAAATTTTCAGACAACTGGCTACAAGCTCGAGAAAATGGCTTTTTAGTCGGTGCTTATCATTTTTATCGTCTCTGCAAAGATGGTCGTATTCAAGCGAATAATTTTATTGAAACTGTTCCAAAAAAAGAAAATGCTCTCCCGCCTGTCATTGATTTAGAATATGACAGCAATTGTATTAATACTTTTACCAAAGAACAGCTATTACAAGAAATTCAAATCATGCATGATAAATTGTATGAACATTACGAAAAACAACCCATTTTTTATATTTCAAAATCTTTTTATAACATTGTCTTAGCAGACAATTTTAAACAAACACCACTTTGGGTGAGAGAATACCAAGGTAAACCAAATCTGAAAAATGATCCATCTTGGTTATTTTGGCAGCATACTAATAAAGGCAAAATTTTAGGTATAAAAAAAACGGTCGACTTAAATGTCTTTAATGGTGATGAAAAAGATTGGGGGGAATTTCTAAAGCAAAACAAAATTTCACAAGCATCTCCATAG